In Trichlorobacter lovleyi, the DNA window TGATCCCAGGGCAGCAGTTCGTTCTGGTCCCGTTCCCGTAGATACCAGTTGGGATCAATGCCGCACTCGCTAAAGGCCTGCAGCCAGCGCTGCAGAGAAAAATGTTCGTTCCAGCCGTCAAAACAGGCACCCAGTTCAACGGCACGTTCAAGCACGTCGGCCAGACGGCGGTCTCCCCGTGCAATAACCCCCTCCATGAAGGATAGTTCTGCATCCTGATACTTGAAGTTCAGTTTGCGCCGCCGCATCTCATCCTTCAGAAAACGCTGGCGATCACGGGTCTCGTCAAGGGAAAGCTGGCGTTGCCACTGGAAAGGGGTGTGGGGCTTGGGCACAAAGGTGCTGACCGCCACGTTGACTTCACCCTGTCCACCGGAACGGCGGGCCTGGTTTTTGACCTGGCGGGCAAGTTCGGGGATCGCCTGAAGGTCGTCCTGGGTTTCTGTGGGGAGTCCCATCATGAAGTACAGCTTGATCAGTCGCCAGCCGGCGGCAAAGATGTTGTAGGCGCCTTCAAGCAGGTCCTGTTCCGAGATCCCCTTGTTGATGACCTGGCGCATCCGTTCGCTGCCGGCTTCAGGTGCCAGGGTAAAACCGGTTTTGCGTACCTTGCGAATTTCGTCAATCAACTCCGGGGTCAGGGTGCCTACCCGTAATGAGGGGAGTGAAACGGCAACCCGCCCCTGGGCATGGCGGGCCATCAGCTCCTGCAGTAGCGGCGCAATGCAGCTGTAATCGCCGGTGGAGAGTGACAGTAGCGAGATCTCTTCATAGCCGGTGTTTTTTAGCGAGGTCTCAATCAGCTCATTGATCCGTTGCGGAGAACGTTCGCGCAGGGGGCGATAGATGTAGCCGGCCTGGCAGAAGCGGCAGCCGCGGGTACAGCCGCGTGCAACCTCAATCGCAACACGGTCGTGAATGGTCTTCATGAACGGGATGATCGGGCTGTCAGGAAAGGCGGCTGCTTCAATATCAGGCAGGAAACGTCTGCGTACGGTCGTGTAGCCAGATTTTAGCGGCTGTATTGAGGCAACCCGGCCGTCGTCGTGGTAGACAAGGTTGAAAAATGAAGGCACATAGACGCCAGGGATGCCGGCAAGCTGTGCGAGCAGCTCCTGTTTGTCACTGTTGCCCAATCGTTTCCAGTCTCGTACACACTGGGCGATCTCAAGCACCGCTTCTTCGCCGTCACCCAGTAAAAAGGCATCAAAGAACGGGGCCAGCGGCTCGGGATTGTAGGCGCCGGGGCCTCCGCCGATAATGAGCGGCCCGCCGTCTGCGCGATCGGCAGCTCGCACAGGGATGGCGGCCTGGCGTAGCATGGTCAGGATATTGGTGCAGGAAAGCTCATACTGGAGTGTAAAACCGATAATATCGGTCTCTGCGAGCGGTGTGGCTGTTTCAAGGGTGGTGAGGGAAACCTGCTCGGCTGCCATCTGGGCCGCCATGTCGGGCCAGGGGGTGTAGGCGCGCTCGGCGGCAATGCCATCCTGGGTATTCAGGATCTGATAGAGAATGCGAAGCCCGAGGTGACTCATACCGACTTCATACACATCGGGAAAGGCCAGGGCGATGCGTAGATCAGCAACCGGCTTTACGACCGATCCCATTTCGCCACCCATGTAGCGGGCCGGTTTTTCAACACTCAACAGATCCAGAGGCATGGTGGTCCCTTGCTGAAAAAGAAAAACCTCCGAAGTCTACACTTCGGAGGCATTTTCTTTGAATGGTGCCCAGGACTAGACTCGAACTAGCACACCCTTGCGAGCACAAGAACCTGAATCTTGCGTGTCTACCAATTCCACCACCTGGGCAAGGAAAAAATTTATTAGCACTGCATGCCGACAAATGCAAGCATTTTTTTGTGTGCTTCCGCTAAAAATCAATCCGGGCCGCTCATCACCCCAGGTGAAGGCCGGCCCGGATGTTGCTGCTGTGCTGCTACAGCTGTTACATGTTGTAGCCTGATTCGCTGTGCTGTGTCTGGTCAAGACCCATGATTTCGTCTTCCTTCTCTACCCGCAGACCGATGGTCTTGTCCAGGATGAAGGTGATGATCAGGGTTACAACCACTGCGTAGACACCGGCTGCCAGTACCGCAATCAACTGAATCATCAGCTGTTTGGCGTTGCCAGCCAGCAGGCCGGTTGCCCCTACGGTGGCAAACACGCCGGTGATGATGGCGCCGAAGGTGCCGCCGATACCGTGAACACCAAAGGCGTCAAGGGAGTCGTCATACTTCAGCTTGGCCTTGAGCAGGATGCCGCCGTAGCAGACCAGGCCTGCAGCCACACCCATGATCAGGGCAGCGCCGGGTTGTACGAAGCCGGCAGCAGGGGTAATTACAACCAGGCCGGCAACAACACCTGAGCCAAATCCAAGGGCGGAGGGCTTGCCGGAGTGCATCCACTCAGCGATCATCCAGGAAAGACCGGCTGCTGCAGGGGCGATGGTGGTGGTGGCAAAGGCCAGACCAGCCAAGCCGCCTGCGGCATCAGAGTTGTTGACACCAACGATTGCGGAGCCTGCGTTGAAACCGTACCAGCCGAACCAGAGCAGGCCTACGCCAAGCAGGGTCAGGGGCAGGTTGTGGGGGGCCATCCGCTCATTCGGGAAGCCGTGACGCTTGCCAAGGAAGGCCAGGAATACCAGGGCGGAGATACCGGAGGAGAGGTGAACAACCGTACCACCGGCAAAATCCAGTGCGCCCTTCTTGAACAACCAGCCGTCGGTCATCCAGACCCAGTGTGCCAGCGGATCATAGACCAGGGTGGTCCAGAGCAGAACAAACAGGCAGTAGGCTGAAAACTTGACCCGCTCAGCCATGGCGCCTGAGATCAGGGCCACGGTGATCATGGCAAACATCGCCTGGTACATGGCAAAGACCAGCTCCGGGATTGCGCCGGGTTCTTTGGTGTAGTTCTGGAAGAGGGTCCACTCCACCGTGCCGGATGCGGCATCTTTCATCACGATCAGGCCGTTCAGCATGAATTTGCTGAAGTTGCCGATCAGGCCCATACCGCCCATGTCAGGTGCAAAGGCCAGTGAGTAGCCGATTACGGCCCACTGTACGCCGACAATACCCATGGCAACAAAGGAGTGCATCATGGTGGACAGGACGTTTTTCTGGCGGACCATACCGCCGTAAAACAGGGCCAGCCCGGGGATCATCAGCAGTACCAGGGCTGAAGAGACCAGCATCCAGGCGGTATCGCCAGTGTTCAGAACCGGTTTGACGTCTGGCGGGGTTGCTGGAGCAGCAGCGGCGGGAGCGGCAACCGGTGCAGCTGCGGG includes these proteins:
- a CDS encoding TIGR03960 family B12-binding radical SAM protein, which encodes MPLDLLSVEKPARYMGGEMGSVVKPVADLRIALAFPDVYEVGMSHLGLRILYQILNTQDGIAAERAYTPWPDMAAQMAAEQVSLTTLETATPLAETDIIGFTLQYELSCTNILTMLRQAAIPVRAADRADGGPLIIGGGPGAYNPEPLAPFFDAFLLGDGEEAVLEIAQCVRDWKRLGNSDKQELLAQLAGIPGVYVPSFFNLVYHDDGRVASIQPLKSGYTTVRRRFLPDIEAAAFPDSPIIPFMKTIHDRVAIEVARGCTRGCRFCQAGYIYRPLRERSPQRINELIETSLKNTGYEEISLLSLSTGDYSCIAPLLQELMARHAQGRVAVSLPSLRVGTLTPELIDEIRKVRKTGFTLAPEAGSERMRQVINKGISEQDLLEGAYNIFAAGWRLIKLYFMMGLPTETQDDLQAIPELARQVKNQARRSGGQGEVNVAVSTFVPKPHTPFQWQRQLSLDETRDRQRFLKDEMRRRKLNFKYQDAELSFMEGVIARGDRRLADVLERAVELGACFDGWNEHFSLQRWLQAFSECGIDPNWYLRERDQNELLPWDHLDAGIDKAFLLKELNRAHSEAATPDCRFGACSNCGVCDFKTVANRVVPEQQPALTASGLPATPDAITQRRLRMRFSKTGPIRYLSHLDLINLFTRAVQRAGVPILYSQGFHPHPRFSFATATSVGVESQAEYLDLFVGDIGADEALRRLNQVLPAGIAILESHEVDLKAPSLSPLIEATRYRVTLPGYDPETLRNQCVQFMAQESWVLVRAKKGQQQTIDLRRETRELSANGHSLELTIGRGKAIELTAAITGLTPDALKTVHIEKTSVVFVAY
- a CDS encoding ammonium transporter; this translates as MKLKHSLIVVMLTLFTALVGVSAMAEEKKDAAPAAAVATEAPKAPEAAAPAAAPVAAPAAAAPATPPDVKPVLNTGDTAWMLVSSALVLLMIPGLALFYGGMVRQKNVLSTMMHSFVAMGIVGVQWAVIGYSLAFAPDMGGMGLIGNFSKFMLNGLIVMKDAASGTVEWTLFQNYTKEPGAIPELVFAMYQAMFAMITVALISGAMAERVKFSAYCLFVLLWTTLVYDPLAHWVWMTDGWLFKKGALDFAGGTVVHLSSGISALVFLAFLGKRHGFPNERMAPHNLPLTLLGVGLLWFGWYGFNAGSAIVGVNNSDAAGGLAGLAFATTTIAPAAAGLSWMIAEWMHSGKPSALGFGSGVVAGLVVITPAAGFVQPGAALIMGVAAGLVCYGGILLKAKLKYDDSLDAFGVHGIGGTFGAIITGVFATVGATGLLAGNAKQLMIQLIAVLAAGVYAVVVTLIITFILDKTIGLRVEKEDEIMGLDQTQHSESGYNM